Proteins encoded within one genomic window of Episyrphus balteatus chromosome 1, idEpiBalt1.1, whole genome shotgun sequence:
- the LOC129905745 gene encoding glutathione S-transferase C-terminal domain-containing protein homolog, translating into MDQLFVEIELINRDNQTEIYTTVHSFIALYVYKYLNSPSNIKLNYVKTYFHQHAKIRLNTEALNELNDDRIICKNKSTIQAIRDLKLPAYVKDKNTFISGLCAVCREVVDRNVDSDRRELLGFKQSCLLAPAESSIWTRFCEVNILQALEEVLLGTTTTSTESKVYELPQELPRFEAHMGEPVRMHNIYKLARENANKKKEKKGKVIIECTTPKETLGIEHRFAEGITFTIADLLLYPCFRLILGQMPVSLVTADELPRIHRWMKEIESTDEQCQQVLEELYPEINISKKTHTSYKMPEYEHTSLYKSDPKRYKPRNRIFTEQSEIDSSLEKLSPLQIEFSSDTDVAYDMPIDWNAIEPDQSKTSALPEERLDRKRKQLENVANAVKSLAEDGDRIIDFCSGTGHLGILLALTLPKCSVIFLENKAISLQKAKTRAEELGLTNCLFYQCNIDYFEGIFDIGTSLHACGTATDIVLNQCIRSRAKFVCCPCCYGSIQPMPHIKYPLSKRFQSALSERDFLHIAHAADQAHELGTLNCKPETTFQGQMCMDIVDSDRKLHAEEAGYEVILTRLRPENCTPKNRLLVGVI; encoded by the exons atgGATCAACTATTTGTCGAAATCGAATTGATCAACAGAGATAACCAAACCGAAATATACACCACCGTGCACTCGTTCATTGCCCTGTATGTCTACAAGTACCTGAACTCTCCCAGCAATATCAAACTCAATTATGTCAAGACATACTTCCACCAACATGCTAAAATAAGACTTAACACTGAAGCTCTCAACGAGCTCAACGACGATAGAATTATTTGTAAGAATAAAAGTACAATTCAAGCAATTAGGGATCTCAAATTACCTGCTTATGTCAAGGACAAGAACACTTTCATTTCTGGATTGTGTGCTGTGTGCAGGGAAGTTGTTGACCGCAATGTCGATTCCGATCGAAGAGAATTGCTGGGCTTTAAACAGAGTTGTCTGTTGGCACCAGCAGAGAGTTCGATATGGACACGTTTTTGTGAGGTTAATATTCTGCAAGCTCTGGAGGAGGTTCTTTTGGGAACGACGACGACGAGCACAGAGTCGAAAGTATACGAACTGCCACAGGAATTACCCAGATTTGAGGCTCATATGGGTGAGCCTGTGCGAATGCATAACATTTACAAGTTGGCCAGGGAGAATGCCAATAAGAAGAAAGAGAAAAAGGGTAAAGTTATTATTGAATGCACAACACCAAAGGAAACTCTGGGCATCGAGCATCGATTTGCCGAGGGGATCACATTTACAATTGCCGATTTGTTGCTCTATCCATGCTTCAGACTGATTTtaggacaaatgccagttagtTTAGTGACGGCGGATGAATTGCCTCGGATTCATCGGTGGATGAAGgag ATTGAATCCACAGACGAACAATGTCAGCAAGTTTTGGAGGAACTATACCCTGAGATTAACATATCAAAGAAAACGCATACATCGTACAAAATGCCCGAGTACGAGCACACAAGTTTGTACAAGAGCGATCCGAAACGCTACAAACCCCGCAATAGAATCTTCACCGAGCAGAGTGAAATCGATTCGAGTTTGGAGAAACTGTCGCCGCTCCAAATCGAGTTCTCGAGCGACACCGATGTTGCTTACGATATGCCAATCGATTGGAATGCCATCGAGCCAGACCAAAGTAAAACTAGTGCGCTGCCTGAAGAGCGGCTGGATAGAAAACGAAAGCAACTGGAGAATGTAGCGAATGCTGTCAAATCTCTGGCTGAAGATGGCGATAGAATTATAGACTTTTGCAGTGGAACTGGTCATTTGGGTATTTTGTTGGCCCTAACACTGCCCAAGTGTTCGGTAATATTTCTCGAGAACAAAGCAATATCACTGCAAAAGGCCAAAACCCGAGCTGAAGAGTTGGGTCTAACTAACTGTCTCTTCTATCAATGCAACATTGACTATTTCGAGGGTATCTTTGATATTGGGACATCTTTGCATGCGTGTGGGACAGCCACTGATATTGTCCTGAATCAGTGCATTCGGAGCAGGGCTAAATTTGTTTGTTGTCCGTGTTGTTATGGATCGATTCAGCCAATGCCACACATAAAGTATCCTTTGAGCAAGAGATTTCAATCGGCATTGAGCGAAAGAGATTTTTTGCACATAGCTCATGCTGCAGATCAAGCTCACGAATTGGGAACATTGAATTGTAAGCCAGAGACAACGTTCCAAGGGCAAATGTGTATGGACATTGTTGATTCGGATAGGAAACTTCATGCCGAAGAAGCTGGCTATGAGGTGATATTGACACGATTACGTCCTGAGAATTGTACACCGAAGAATAGATTACTTGTTGGAGTGATATGA
- the LOC129906522 gene encoding kelch-like protein 2, with protein sequence MQEQQEKSVPNFNLAPKKIKIAKSIKHVNYLCDNQLTFLEKHELSDICIIASDDVEFHAHKIILSAGSDFFRTMFNGALMESKAVQVKIKEVNGDILKLILIFIYTGAIDLQTDTVEDILRAAKFFQIKALIEECYNFMFEELDCSNCLGIVLFADQHDLKELHEKATLFAILNFEKVANNDEFLQLTGDQIDMIISHKDLYVESEETVFLSLMKWMEHDKPNREKDAFKLFSHVRYWSLSSNFIQQQRDKLPKQIECLLMICDWLAWHLAPNSSGLESREFSKDKLVVIVKDQMHTYNPKLDTWTSETLPGFPLSFDKILETNNKLIVQVNDSLKCYDLQSKELTSLPQLDIPRSDFGLAMLNHELYVVGGLSTGKKAWIRLMDKFNFSLNEWQTVSPMNGKFFYPSVAVADGLLHVVNEETNLIHCFNPHSNEWTHKNLPQNSPTSNYCFSNVKEKLVIVGGQLWDNPISNSVSILCNGLWNKCEMRLALSKPKCTSWNNRLIICGGYDNTNTLQNFIQEYNPESKKLKTLAALDHFNDSYDIITIPNRNT encoded by the coding sequence ATGCAAGAGCAACAAGAAAAATCTGTTCCAAATTTTAACCTTGCTCCCAAGAAGattaaaatagctaaatcgatTAAGCATGTAAATTATTTATGCGATAATCAGCTAACTTTTCTTGAAAAACATGAACTCTCTGATATTTGTATTATCGCCTCCGATGATGTCGAATTCCATgctcacaaaattattttgtcagctggaagtgatttttttcgaaCTATGTTTAACGGTGCTCTTATGGAATCAAAAGCTGTTCAGGTCAAAATCAAAGAAGTAAATGGTGATATCTTAAAACTTattctcatttttatttatactgGAGCTATTGATCTGCAAACCGACACAGTAGAGGACATCTTGAGAGCAGCtaaattctttcaaataaaagcatTGATTGAGGAGTGTTACAATTTCATGTTCGAAGAATTGGATTGTAGCAACTGTTTGGGCATAGTTTTGTTCGCTGATCAACATGACTTAAAAGAGCTTCATGAGAAAGCAACTCTATTTgctattttgaattttgaaaaagtggcAAATAACGACGAGTTTCTCCAACTCACTGGGGATCAAATCGATATGATAATTTCTCATAAAGACCTTTATGTGGAATCGGAAGAAACTGTCTTTTTGAGTCTGATGAAATGGATGGAGCATGACAAGCCTAATCGTGAAAAAGATGCCTTCAAATTGTTTTCGCATGTTCGATATTGGTCGTTGAGTTCCAATTTTATACAACAACAGCGAGACAAATTGCCCAAACAAATTGAATGCTTGCTTATGATATGCGATTGGCTTGCATGGCATCTGGCACCAAATAGTTCTGGACTGGAGTCCAGGGAGTTTTCCAAAGATAAACTTGTTGTGATCGTTAAGGATCAGATGCACACTTATAATCCAAAGCTGGACACCTGGACATCTGAAACTCTTCCAGGGTTTCCATTGTCATTCGATAAAATACTTGAAACAAATAATAAGCTTATTGTTCAAGTAAATGATTCTTTAAAGTGCTATGATTTGCAGTCAAAAGAATTAACTAGTCTACCTCAATTGGATATACCTAGATCAGACTTTGGATTAGCTATGCTGAACCATGAGCTGTATGTCGTTGGTGGTTTAAGTACCGGCAAAAAGGCTTGGATAAGGCTTAtggataaatttaatttttctttaaacgaATGGCAAACTGTATCTCCTATGAACGGAAAATTTTTCTATCCTAGTGTAGCCGTTGCTGATGGGCTTTTGCACGTTGTTAATGAAGaaactaatttaattcattGCTTTAATCCTCATTCTAATGAATGGACTCACAAAAACCTTCCACAGAACTCACCAACTTCAAATTATTGTTTCTCCaatgttaaagaaaaacttgttaTTGTTGGAGGTCAACTCTGGGACAACCCGATTTCTAACTCTGTTTCAATATTATGTAATGGTTTATGGAATAAGTGTGAAATGAGGCTCGCACTGTCTAAACCTAAATGCACATCTTGGAATAATCGACTTATAATATGTGGAGGATATGACAATACTAATACTCTTCAAAACTTCATTCAAGAATACAATCCCGAATCAAAGAAATTGAAAACTTTGGCTGCGTTGGATCATTTCAATGATAGTTATGATATCATTACAATACCAAACAGAAACACttaa